The window CTCAGCCAGCTCGGCGTGGTCGCGGCCAACGACACGCGCGACCTGGCGACCAGCGCCAGCATGTGGTGGATGCCGACCACCGGCGAGTTCGGACCGCGCGGAGGGTTCGGCGACCTCGAGCACCACGATCAGCTCGCCACCCGTTTCGGAGTGTCGGGCTGCACCAGCTACGAGAGCCGGTATGCGCCGCTCGGCTCGCCGCCCAACGCCACGCAGATCAAGCTCTCGGACGGGCTCAATCCGTTCGATCTCGGGGCGCTCGCCGACAACGTGACCGTCACCCGCCTTCGCTACCAGGAAGCGGGGTTCGACGCGGGCGCGAAGCTGAAGGGTTTTTCGATCCAGGCGGAATACATGATCCGCCGCTTGTCGAATTTCGAGGCTACCGGTCCGGTGCCCATCAACTCGAACTACGACCGCGGCGCTTACGTCGAGGCGATGCACATGGTGGTTCCGAAGCACCTCGGCATTTACGGCGTGACCTCGTACATCTGGGACGAGTTTCAACGCCATCCGTGGGAGGTGGCCGGCGGCGCGAGCTTCTATCCCTACGGGTCGCGCAGCTGGCGCCTCAATCTGCACTTCATCCACGTCGAAAAATCGCCGGCGTCCTCGACGTTCGGCTATTACACCGCGGGGCAGACGGGCAACACGATCTCGCTCGGCACCGACATTCTTCTCTAGGCGGAATCTGGCCAGGAGGCGCGACGATGAAACGCTCCCTTTCTCGCGGTTTCACGGTGGCAGCCGCGACCGCGCTGGTGATCGGGGTGACCGGCGGGCTCTCGCTTGCCCAGAAATCCGCGACCGGCACGAGCGGCTATCTCTACAACGACAGCCACTTTCACCTCACCAACTACATCCAGGAAGGCATCGACGTTCACCAGTTCCTGAAGATCATGGGCGACAAGGTGGGGCGCTCGACGCTGTTCGGGATCCCGCTCCAGCAGCAGTGGTCGTACCGGATCTCGGGCGACAAGGCGCCGACCTACTACCTCGATACCGATGCACGCCTCTACTACTACTCCTTCACGGACGCCTACATCGCGATGCAGTATCGCTCGCTTTCCAAGGCCGAGCAGGCGCGTTTCGACCCGATGATCACCGGTTTCAACCCTACCGACATGTATGCCGCCGACCACATACGCCGGGTGATGCTCACCTTTCCGGGCGTATTCGAAGGGATCGGCGAGTTCACGATCCACAAGGAGTTCGTCTCGTCGAAGGTCGCCGGCGACGTGGCCAGCCTCACCGACCCGGCGCTCGACCGAATCCTCGATTTCGCCGCCGAGGTCGGGCTGGTGGTGTTGATCCACAACGACGTCGACCGCCCGTTCGCGCACAAGGGCGACCAGCCGGTATTCCTCGAGCAGTTCAAGGCGCTGCTGCGGCGCCACCCGAACAACTCGATCATTTGGGCGCACCTCGGGCTCGGCCGTGTGATTCAGCCGGTCGAGCATCACGCGCTCATGCTCGAGGACATCCTCGAGGACCCGGTCTGCAGCCACGTCAGCTTCGACATCTCGTGGGACGAGGTGGCGAAGTACATTGTCTCGAGCCCGGAAGCCACGAAGCGCGCCGCGGACCTCATCACCCGGTTCCCCGATCGGTTCCTGTTCGGCACCGACACCGTGGCGCCCAAGGACACCACCGCCTACTACAGCGTCTACCACATGTACCAGCCGCTCTGGGACGCGCTGCCCAAGGATGTCCTGGAGAAATTGCTCAAGCGCAATTACGAGCGGGTCTTCGATGAGGGCAGACGAAACGCCCGCGCCTGGGAAAAGGCGCAGCTGGCGAAGCGATAGCGATCACGGTCGAGACCCACAAAAAGAAGGGGGATACGGCATGAAGAGGGCATTGAAGATGACGGCGCTCGTTGCTTGCGTTCTGGCCACTCTTGGCGCCTCGGCACACAGTGCGTCCGCGCAGGGCACCGCGCGCTGGCAGATCTACGGGTTCGCGATGCTGGACGCCGGATTCATGACCGAAGGAGTGAATCCCCAGTGGTTCGACACCATGCGGCCCAGCAAACTGCCCGCGTTCAAGGACGAATTCAACAAGGACGGCCAGACCTTCTGGGGCGTGCGCCAGAGCAAGATTGCCGTGAAGACCTGGACGCCCACCGCGATGGGTGAGTT of the Candidatus Sulfotelmatobacter sp. genome contains:
- a CDS encoding amidohydrolase family protein, which encodes MKRSLSRGFTVAAATALVIGVTGGLSLAQKSATGTSGYLYNDSHFHLTNYIQEGIDVHQFLKIMGDKVGRSTLFGIPLQQQWSYRISGDKAPTYYLDTDARLYYYSFTDAYIAMQYRSLSKAEQARFDPMITGFNPTDMYAADHIRRVMLTFPGVFEGIGEFTIHKEFVSSKVAGDVASLTDPALDRILDFAAEVGLVVLIHNDVDRPFAHKGDQPVFLEQFKALLRRHPNNSIIWAHLGLGRVIQPVEHHALMLEDILEDPVCSHVSFDISWDEVAKYIVSSPEATKRAADLITRFPDRFLFGTDTVAPKDTTAYYSVYHMYQPLWDALPKDVLEKLLKRNYERVFDEGRRNARAWEKAQLAKR